From a region of the Aulosira sp. FACHB-615 genome:
- a CDS encoding type II toxin-antitoxin system RelE/ParE family toxin, translating into MLLLISVVRLQRHLQRLIFTAISLDDMKIPLGNKLEALQSDREGQNSIRINKQYRICFVWTNEGACEVENHENT; encoded by the coding sequence GTGTTGCTTTTGATATCTGTTGTGCGTCTCCAACGCCACCTACAAAGATTAATCTTTACTGCAATTTCTTTAGATGATATGAAAATACCTCTCGGTAATAAATTAGAAGCATTACAAAGTGACAGAGAAGGTCAGAACAGTATTAGAATTAACAAGCAATATCGAATATGTTTTGTGTGGACAAATGAAGGAGCTTGTGAAGTAGAAAATCATGAGAATACCTAA
- a CDS encoding SUMF1/EgtB/PvdO family nonheme iron enzyme — protein sequence MAKNWAIAVGINKYDYLQPLNYAKRDAELIQQFLRTEAGFEKIFFFSDDSPDIGGKSTRPTRANLRRVFLELFNQPFMGAGDNFWFFFSGHGMRHAERDYLMPLDGNPADIEETAIPINFVTERLRRCGADNVVLILDACRSLGTRAGEGIGRQTAEEARQQGVISIFSCSPQEYSYEIEALQQGAFTTALLEGLGVRGQCATVERLNQHLNFRVPEIVRQHKSGRQTPYIIAEPVNKSHLILVPRYATLHDISILKEDAYEAEVTRNLDLAEQLWIRVLAAASGQDMKAIEAIKRIDRLRWERQQPPSAPPSSTAEQSTKGASTVERDFLKTFRFETVTVDATGNITNRRNCEAKYFIEDLGNGVKLEMVQIPGGTFMMGSPEGEGDSDEKPQHEVTVPGFFMGKYPITQAQYQAIMGKNPSDFIGDEKPVETVSWDDTVEFCQKLSQKTGRTYRLPSEAEWEYACRAGTTTPFYFGETITTDLVNYNGNYPYGAAPKGEYRGETTDVGKFPPNAFGVYDMCGNVWEWCQDVYNHSYQSAPRDGSQWLTSKNNNMKILRGGSWSDYARFGRTVSRYKCLRELCYEFVGFRVVARAL from the coding sequence ATGGCAAAAAATTGGGCGATCGCAGTTGGCATTAACAAGTATGATTATCTGCAACCGCTAAATTATGCCAAGCGGGATGCAGAATTAATCCAGCAGTTTCTTCGCACCGAGGCGGGGTTTGAGAAGATATTTTTCTTCAGCGATGACTCGCCTGATATTGGTGGAAAATCAACTCGCCCCACCCGTGCAAATTTGCGGCGCGTCTTTTTAGAGTTATTTAATCAACCCTTCATGGGTGCAGGTGATAACTTTTGGTTCTTTTTTAGTGGACATGGGATGCGTCATGCTGAACGTGATTATCTCATGCCTTTGGATGGGAACCCCGCAGATATTGAAGAAACAGCGATACCCATTAACTTTGTCACCGAACGGTTGCGGCGTTGTGGTGCAGATAATGTTGTGTTGATTTTAGATGCTTGTCGCAGTTTGGGGACTCGTGCGGGTGAAGGTATCGGGAGACAGACGGCTGAGGAAGCACGTCAACAAGGAGTGATTAGTATATTTTCCTGTAGTCCGCAGGAATATTCTTATGAAATTGAGGCGTTACAGCAAGGTGCTTTTACTACGGCGTTATTAGAAGGGTTGGGAGTTCGGGGACAATGCGCCACTGTTGAAAGGTTAAACCAGCACCTCAATTTTCGTGTGCCGGAAATTGTGCGTCAGCATAAAAGTGGGAGGCAAACACCATATATTATTGCGGAACCTGTAAATAAATCTCACCTGATACTTGTACCGCGATATGCAACCTTACATGATATCTCTATTCTCAAAGAAGATGCTTACGAAGCCGAAGTAACGAGAAATTTGGATTTGGCAGAACAATTATGGATTAGGGTTTTAGCTGCGGCTTCAGGACAGGATATGAAAGCAATCGAGGCAATTAAAAGAATTGACCGTTTAAGATGGGAACGACAACAACCACCTTCTGCACCACCTAGTTCTACTGCTGAACAGTCTACTAAAGGCGCATCTACAGTTGAAAGAGATTTCTTAAAAACCTTTCGATTTGAAACAGTGACGGTAGATGCAACGGGTAACATCACCAACCGTCGCAACTGCGAAGCGAAATATTTTATTGAAGACTTGGGGAATGGTGTCAAATTAGAAATGGTGCAGATACCAGGGGGAACTTTTATGATGGGTTCACCGGAAGGTGAGGGAGACTCCGATGAAAAACCACAGCATGAAGTAACCGTTCCTGGCTTCTTCATGGGGAAATATCCAATTACCCAAGCACAGTATCAAGCAATCATGGGAAAAAATCCTTCTGATTTCATAGGTGATGAGAAACCTGTAGAAACAGTGAGTTGGGATGATACGGTAGAGTTCTGTCAAAAATTGAGTCAAAAGACAGGACGCACTTACAGGCTACCCAGCGAAGCGGAATGGGAATATGCTTGTCGTGCAGGGACAACCACGCCGTTTTATTTTGGGGAAACGATTACGACAGATTTAGTTAACTACAACGGTAACTATCCCTACGGTGCTGCACCCAAAGGGGAATATCGAGGGGAAACAACAGATGTGGGGAAATTTCCGCCAAACGCTTTCGGTGTGTATGATATGTGTGGCAATGTATGGGAATGGTGTCAAGATGTATATAACCATAGTTACCAAAGCGCACCGAGAGATGGGAGTCAATGGTTAACTAGTAAAAATAATAATATGAAGATACTGCGTGGCGGTTCATGGAGCGACTATGCTAGGTTTGGTCGTACTGTATCCCGCTACAAGTGCTTGAGAGAGCTTTGCTACGAATTTGTGGGTTTTCGGGTAGTTGCGCGTGCTTTGTGA
- a CDS encoding XisI protein: MDTLESYRNIIQSLLTAYAAIPIANGQIDCYTVFDTKQDHFMVMNVGWDGHRRVYGCVLHLDIKQGKISIEQNMTEMRVAQELVEKGVPKDDIVLGFQAPEMREYTGYGVF, from the coding sequence ATGGATACCCTAGAGTCTTATCGCAATATCATTCAGTCATTGCTGACGGCTTATGCTGCTATTCCCATAGCAAATGGTCAGATTGATTGCTACACAGTTTTTGATACAAAACAAGACCATTTTATGGTTATGAATGTGGGTTGGGATGGTCATCGAAGAGTTTATGGTTGTGTTTTACATTTGGATATTAAGCAGGGAAAAATTTCAATTGAGCAGAATATGACGGAAATGAGAGTGGCTCAAGAACTCGTAGAGAAAGGGGTTCCTAAAGATGATATTGTTTTAGGATTTCAAGCGCCTGAAATGCGGGAATATACAGGATATGGAGTTTTTTAA
- a CDS encoding XisH family protein produces the protein MAAKDKFHAVVRVALEKQQWKITDDPLRLEVGGTKFEIDLGAEQLLAAERGEEKIAVEIKTFLSDSPLTDYHAALGQFLNYRLALEISDPTRILYLAVPVGVYEVFFKREFAQISVERYQIKQIIYDPIQEVILQWIP, from the coding sequence ATGGCTGCTAAAGATAAATTTCATGCTGTGGTTAGAGTTGCTTTAGAAAAGCAGCAGTGGAAGATAACGGATGATCCTCTGCGACTAGAAGTTGGTGGAACTAAATTTGAAATAGATTTAGGTGCTGAACAACTGTTAGCAGCAGAGCGAGGTGAAGAAAAAATTGCAGTTGAGATTAAAACATTTTTGAGTGATTCACCACTAACAGATTACCATGCTGCGTTGGGACAGTTTTTGAATTATCGGCTTGCTTTGGAAATTAGTGATCCAACTCGGATTCTATATTTAGCAGTACCTGTAGGTGTTTATGAAGTCTTTTTTAAGCGGGAATTTGCCCAAATATCTGTAGAGAGATATCAAATTAAACAAATTATTTATGACCCAATTCAAGAGGTAATTTTACAATGGATACCCTAG
- a CDS encoding GNAT family N-acetyltransferase: MNDSHQILHPPQPIKPEHELTDFNSGNAELDEWLQKRALNNEASGASRTYVVTIEQKVIAYYCLANGSVLNTTAPGKVRRNMPNTIPVMVIGRLAVDSNWQGKGIGRALVLDAVIRTLQAANIAGIRAILVHVMSEEAKQFYERCGFVASPVAPMTLMITVKDGKAAFGID; this comes from the coding sequence ATGAATGACTCTCATCAAATATTGCACCCTCCCCAACCAATTAAACCAGAACATGAGTTAACAGATTTTAATTCAGGTAATGCAGAATTAGATGAATGGTTGCAGAAACGAGCATTAAACAACGAAGCTAGTGGTGCATCCCGAACTTATGTTGTCACAATTGAACAAAAAGTTATTGCTTATTATTGTCTCGCTAATGGTAGTGTATTGAATACCACTGCACCAGGGAAAGTTAGACGTAATATGCCAAATACAATTCCTGTGATGGTAATAGGCAGACTTGCTGTAGACTCTAACTGGCAAGGAAAAGGAATTGGTCGAGCTTTAGTGCTTGATGCAGTAATTCGGACATTACAAGCTGCTAATATTGCGGGAATTAGAGCTATCCTTGTTCACGTAATGTCTGAGGAAGCCAAGCAATTTTATGAGAGATGTGGTTTTGTTGCTTCACCTGTTGCACCTATGACGTTGATGATTACGGTAAAGGATGGGAAAGCAGCTTTTGGAATTGATTGA
- a CDS encoding DUF1778 domain-containing protein, translating to MENQNRNITINIRAHQAQRDLIDLAAEALGKNRSDFMLETACREAQAILLDRRLFVLDDEKFQEFMAILDAPPSVNENLRQLLTEKAPWDE from the coding sequence ATGGAAAATCAAAATCGTAATATAACCATTAACATTCGCGCCCACCAAGCGCAACGAGATTTGATTGATTTAGCCGCAGAGGCTTTAGGTAAAAATCGCTCGGATTTTATGTTAGAAACTGCTTGTCGAGAAGCCCAAGCAATTTTACTAGACCGCAGATTATTTGTTTTAGATGATGAAAAGTTTCAAGAGTTTATGGCAATTTTGGATGCACCACCATCAGTCAATGAAAACCTGCGTCAATTACTAACAGAAAAAGCACCTTGGGATGAATGA